DNA sequence from the Butyricimonas faecalis genome:
CCGCGGAAAAAGAGACGACAGAAATCGATGAAATCTATCACACGATCATCGTTCCAAAATACGGGGAATACACCGTTCGTCTTTCCGACAACACTACCGTGAAACTCAATTCCGAAAGTACTCTGACCTATCCCGTTCAATTCAAGGGGAAAGAACGAAAAATCCGCCTGACGGGAGAAGCCTATCTGGAAGTAACACCCGATACCGCTCGCCGTTTCGTCGTTGAAACCGCGGGGACCACGGTCACCGTGTTGGGAACCACCTTCAACGTGAATGCTTCCGCTCCCGACGGGAATGTAGCAACGACCCTCGTGAACGGGAAAGTGGAGATCGGCAATGGACTGTCGACAACCATTATTGCTCCCGGCCAACAAGCCATCACCACACCGGGCAACTCCCGGATCGAAGTAAAAAAGGTGGACACGCACGTCGTCACGGCATGGGTGCGGGATATGTTTTATTTCGACGAGAAACCACTCGGAGAAATCATGCAGGAATTATCGCACTGGTACGAATTTAACGTCATTTTCGAAAAAGAAAGCCTGAAACAACGGAAATTCACTATCGAGACATCGCGTTATGAAAACATAGACAAAGTGCTGAAATTGATTGAAGAAACGCACGTGGTCAAGTGCAGAAAGGAGGGAAAAAACATATATATCCAGTAATCTGAAAATAGAAACGGGACATGTTGGCAGCACGTCCCATCGCTATAATTCGTGGACCACACTCCCCGGTCAAAGCGAGTGTAAGTACAAATCAGTAAAACAAAATTATGAAAAAAGATTGTTTTATTCACGCTTGTGCGCGTGAAAAATTAAAAAAACTACTGTTAGTTATGAAATTAAGTAGCTTATTGATGCTGTTATTCTGCATGAATTTATCAGCCGGAATCCACGCCCAAGAGGCCAAATTCTCGGTAGCGGTGGAAAATGGCAATATCCGGGAAATCATCCGGATCATAAAGCAACAGAGCGACTACACGTTCGTCTACAACGTGGAGGAACTGGATCACATCGGATCAATCACCATGAACGTGAAGGATTCCGACGTAAGAACCATTCTCGATGCTTGCCTGAAGAATAGCGGGTACACCTACTCCATTCTCGATAAGGTGATCGTCATTCGTAAGGCCGAACTTCAGCAACAAGAACAGATTAAAAAGATACGGGGAATCGTCACGGATAAAAAGAAAGCTCCCCTACCCGGCGTGACCGTGTTGATCAAAGGAACGACGATCGGCGTTTCAACCGACCAAAACGGTAGGTTCGAAATCGTACAACCGAAAGATTCGGATGTCACCCTCATCGTCTCCTTTATCGGCATGAAAACCCAAACGATCGTCTACAAGGGGAAAGAGTTGAACATCGTCATGGAAGAAGACTCGCAAGAGATGGAAGAGGTGGTGGTAACCGGTTACCAAGTCATTAACCGTCGAAAAAACACGGGATCCTCTCAACGCCTGAAAATGGATGACATCATGACTGCCGGCGTACCGAACCTGGATCAGATGTTGGAGGGTCGCATCTCCGGAATGACCTTGGTGTCGGGCTCCGGTGAGGTGGGTGTCGCACCCAAGATCCGTATTCGAGGTACTTCCACCCTGATCGGGAACCGCGAACCGTTGTGGGTGGTTGACGGAATTATCGTGCAAGACCCGGTGCCCATCTCGGCCGAAGAGCTAAATGACCCGGATTACATCAATCGTATCGGGAATGCCATTGCCGGATTGAACCCGCAAGACATCGAACGTCTGGATGTTTTAAAAGATGCCGCGGCGACAGCCCTCTATGGTACCAAAGCAGCCAATGGCGTTATCGTGATTACCACGAAAAAAGGCCGCATGGGTGCCCCCATCATCAACTACAACATGACGACCACCTTCCGGCAACGCCCTCGTTACTCCGATCGCAAGATAGAGCTGATGAACTCCAAGGAACGCATCCAATTCTCCCGCGAATTGAACGAACAACACTATGTCTTCTCCGGCCACTTCAATTACGTGGGATACGAGGGGTTACTCAATGACTTGTATAACGGAAAAATCAACGACACGCAGTTTGCCGAAAAAGTCGCCTACCTGGAAACATTAAACACGGACTGGTTTAAACTGTTGACCGAAGACAGTTTCTCTCACCAACATACCGTCAGCATATCGGGAGGTTCAAACGAAACCCGTTACTACGCATCCATCGGTTACTCGCGTGACAACGACGTGCTTAAAGGGAATTACAACGAACGTTACACGAGTAGTTTGAACCTGGAGTCGACCTTGACAGAATGGCTGAATGCCTCTTTTCAAATACAAGGGAACGCGAGTCGTCGGAAATACAATCAAAGTGAAATCTCTCCCATGGATTATGCATACAACACCAGTCGCGCCATTCCGGCATACGATGAAAACGGAAAGTATGCTTACTATGAGAAACAGACCGGACGATACTATCGCCAATACAATATCTTGAACGAATTGGAAAACAGTTACACGGACCAACACTCCTCGGGAATCACCGTTACGGCCAATTTGCGTTTCGGCATCAATTCATGGCTCAATGCCAACGCCATCATTTCATACACCAACAGCAATACGGAGATCGAAGGATATTGGGGAGAAAAAACGTATCACGTGGCCTGTGAAAGGGGTTCGGAATACGGTGAAGCCGCACCGTCTTATTCCACATTACCCTACGGGGGCGAACTCAGTACCAATGAAACAAGAAACAACTCCTACACGGCACGTTTACAAGTGAATGCCGACAAATACTTCGGTGCAGAAGAACAA
Encoded proteins:
- a CDS encoding FecR family protein translates to MEKDILSKLEVARLVALQRLGILPESEERRLLAWVERDKKNKAFYEQLYKKSCNKNTATSPSAADSWNLFEKKYRTGQRTRKQFQRTLYRLVAAAAVLVLAITGTYYYLTQPNEEIITSPRPVSAVQLVLGNGNKIMLDDPQSSVEALKNNAALFAEKQEIDYATAEKETTEIDEIYHTIIVPKYGEYTVRLSDNTTVKLNSESTLTYPVQFKGKERKIRLTGEAYLEVTPDTARRFVVETAGTTVTVLGTTFNVNASAPDGNVATTLVNGKVEIGNGLSTTIIAPGQQAITTPGNSRIEVKKVDTHVVTAWVRDMFYFDEKPLGEIMQELSHWYEFNVIFEKESLKQRKFTIETSRYENIDKVLKLIEETHVVKCRKEGKNIYIQ
- a CDS encoding SusC/RagA family TonB-linked outer membrane protein, which translates into the protein MKLSSLLMLLFCMNLSAGIHAQEAKFSVAVENGNIREIIRIIKQQSDYTFVYNVEELDHIGSITMNVKDSDVRTILDACLKNSGYTYSILDKVIVIRKAELQQQEQIKKIRGIVTDKKKAPLPGVTVLIKGTTIGVSTDQNGRFEIVQPKDSDVTLIVSFIGMKTQTIVYKGKELNIVMEEDSQEMEEVVVTGYQVINRRKNTGSSQRLKMDDIMTAGVPNLDQMLEGRISGMTLVSGSGEVGVAPKIRIRGTSTLIGNREPLWVVDGIIVQDPVPISAEELNDPDYINRIGNAIAGLNPQDIERLDVLKDAAATALYGTKAANGVIVITTKKGRMGAPIINYNMTTTFRQRPRYSDRKIELMNSKERIQFSRELNEQHYVFSGHFNYVGYEGLLNDLYNGKINDTQFAEKVAYLETLNTDWFKLLTEDSFSHQHTVSISGGSNETRYYASIGYSRDNDVLKGNYNERYTSSLNLESTLTEWLNASFQIQGNASRRKYNQSEISPMDYAYNTSRAIPAYDENGKYAYYEKQTGRYYRQYNILNELENSYTDQHSSGITVTANLRFGINSWLNANAIISYTNSNTEIEGYWGEKTYHVACERGSEYGEAAPSYSTLPYGGELSTNETRNNSYTARLQVNADKYFGAEEQHNINLSAGFEMSSSKYKSYSRTDRCYYPDRGMTFVSGIDLESFPDYGVWLAQNVPSLSNNLTNILSGYATLSYSYHNYFTANVNARVDGSNKFGDQSNDKFLPIWSASAAYNFSEHEALKAEWIDYMTLKASFGYQGNMLESQSPVMLIKKLPVDPFYNELKSSIERHPNPNLKWEKTSSFNVGLQFSLLRNRVQFETQYYYKRTKDAFMTKEVASMNGVDSYVINGGDVENKGYSVDITVSPITRADLYWTISTSFSKDKNTVKNDPSSQTYDYTEFLNGTAVIKGKAVNTFYSYDFIGLNPVDGGPLFNDMEDQKHELYGLNKYETFTRVLKATGRREPYMSGGLSTMLRYKNIRMNAMFSYSLGAKTRLFRMFNKNLSPEYNVHRDFLKRWQNPGDELKTNIPALESLYSNAYWNYANHYSDVFDNIQTFAEDAWTMYDYSDVRVVSANYLKCSSLSFTYEFGKDLLSKIGFSRLSLSLSGTNLFTLCSKKLKGQTPTQGGFSEIQLSDRPTYSFGLSVSF